CGCGCCAATCCCAGCTCGAGGGAGCTGCGGGGCCTCTAGGTGAGCGGCGGCAGTCACGTGACGGGAGTCGGGGGGACCTAGCGCCCCCTGGCGGACGGCGGCGGAACCGGGGTTCGGTGGAGGAGCGCGGGGCCGCTGCGCCTCTCTCCGCGGGCGCGTGCAGAGGAAGTGCGCGCGGAGCcccagggccgggggtgggggcgaccAGGGTGGGAAACCCAGGGCTCCCCCCCTCACCCCGTCCCATCTGTACTTATGTGTACCCTTGAACACATACTGGAGCAGacggtttgttttgttttgttttgttttttagaaaaaccAAGTGTCTTTATTCCTGAATAGTTTGGTACGGCGGTGGGGGCCAGAGCCCCTCGGGAGAGCCCTGCCTCGGGCTAGAGACCGGCTGGAGGAGCTGCGAGGGTGCGAGGATCGGCTCCCCAGCCGTCTGGGCCCTGCAGGGCGAGCAAGCCAAAAGTCTGGACGTGGGGATCCCAGAGTCTCCGACCCGGGGCGCTCAGGCCGTGGCGAGGAGAGTGCTCTGGGCGCCTGCGCGGCACAGGTACTGGACGGCtcgcctggggctggggggccaggacggagccccgccgcccccgctgGCTCTTTGGCCGGCGGCGTAGACACTTCGGGCTGGTCATGCCCAGCCGTCTGTCTACACCTGTTCTAGCTCCAAGTCCCCGTAGAGCAGGGCTCCGCTGAAGATGGTGAGCGGCTCCTCCGAGTGCGCCAGCTGCCCCATGACCAGGTCGATGCAGACCGTGTCTCCAGCCTGCAGCGGCAGGATGAGGCTGAAGACGCCCAGGGCTCCGGGGCTCGGCTGGCTCTCTGCTATGGGCTTATTCTCCAGGCCCTCAGGTTCATAGCCACCAGAGTCTATGCGGGCCACGCCCAGGTTGGAGCGGGACAGCACGGCCTCCACTTTCTCGTGCCGGTGCCCAGTTAGCACCGCGCTCAGCAAGTAGCGGCCGGCCAGTGGTGCTGTGAACACGCCTGGGGACGGAGAATGGCAGTCAGGAGGGGCCTGGGAGGTGTTAGGGAGCCCATCCAGAACTCCTGGACTAAGCAGAGACCTCCAGGGTCTTTTCACCTGtcttccactagaatgtaagttccaccAAGATAATTTGGCGCCTTGTTCATTACAACATCCCCAGGCCCCCAACAAAGAGCTGTTGAACAGAAGCACTCCTCCCCCAAAACCCCTTTCCCTTAGCCCAAGCTGTGgtgagaatgaataaatgaagataaaagggGTCTCCCCAAACCAGAGCATGAAAAGATACCCCTTGCCCGAGGGGGCAAGAATGAGAACACGTCACCACATGGCTTTGTGCTGGCTTGCCCCACGGCCCAGCCAGCCTGCTTCCAGGCTTACCAGTCTCTGGATCATAGTAGCCCCCATCGTTGAGCAGGACTCTGTCAAAGGGCACTGTGCCTGGTTCAGACCGTGGCAAACTCAAGGCAGCTGAAAAGGCCACCCGGGGCACAAAGGGTGCTGGTGCCCCCTCCACTCCTGGGTAGGGATAAGGTGGGGGTCAGAGTAGAGACTCAGTGCAGAGCTGCCTGGTCTCCATCCCCTCCTGGGTCTCTCCCTCCAGGGCTGCCTGAGGCCTTCTGCCCTCCATCCAACCCCTCATTCCAGTTTTCCTCCCTCCGACACCCCAGATGGGAGGAACTTACCCTGCTCTCCTTGGGGACCtgtgggaagaggaaagggagtgGTGAGATGTGGGGCAGCTCTCACTAAGTCACTCAGCAAATATCAGCTGAGTCTCTCGCTGTCCTAGGTGTCATACAGACTCCAAAGCAGGAATGGGGGTATCAAGAAAAGGAGGAATAAGGTCCTTTCAGTTCAACTCGTCCCCAGCCTTTCACACCCTACATATCCCTGTGAGCTCAGCCTTAGTCTGAGCAGGAAGTACAGCAGGAAGGTTACCACATTGAACCGGCCCATATAGTGACTGTGCCAGTCCCTCATCACTGTCAGCCACGTAGGACCCCTCACTCCTtgcccctttcctcctttctctttcaagtTCAGAATGGAACGAATGTCAAGCCTAGGGCTGCTAGAGGTGTGGGGGAGCCCTGACTGCAGTAGGGATCTCAGCCCACATACCTGGTGGCCCGATGGGCCCTCTTTGTCCATCCTTGCCTGGAGGTCCTGAAGGTCCAGCAGGGCCTGGGGGTCCCTGTATCCCAGGAGGCCCTGGGGGCCCGGCCTCACCCGGGGGCCCTACGGTGATAAAATTAAGTTGAAGGGAAGCCATAAAAACAGTTTCCAAAGGACAAAGAAGGTTGTGGCTCCATGGGCAGGTGCATGGGGCCCCTTTGCTGCCCATGCTGGATACCTGGCTGGCAGGGCAGCACCCCACCCCTAACCACTGTCCTGTCTGAGCTGCCAAGGAAGAGTGGGGAGCTAGGAGCTTGGATCATCTCTTGTGGACACACCAACCCCTGGGACAGTGGTGGGCCTGCAATTCATGCTGGGTAGAATAAGGAGAAAGTATATAAGGTTATGGCTGGCTGttgtggagggggagaggaaaaagaaaggaccaGAAAGGGGTCCCTCCACCTCCCACTGCACCAGTACCCCCTCACCAGTGAGGTCCTTCAGACTGAGCTGGTGAAGCTGGTCCTCCAGGAGCAGCACGGAGCTGTTAAGGGCACTGAGCCGCCTGCCCAGGCCCGCCTGCCCTCCCAGCAGCTTCTCTAGCAAGGCTGCCTGTGTCTGGCTGGTGCTGTTGGTTTCCCGtagcccagcccagagcccagctaCATGTCTGGAAAGGCCCTCTCGTAGGCCCTGCAGTCCCCCAGCCACCGTGTCCAACCGCTCACAGACTCCTTCAAGGCGGCCCAATCGCCCCTCTAGGCTGGGGCACTGGCCAGCCTGTGCCTGTCCCTCTTCCAGGCCTCGGAAGCGCTCCTCACTCTCCGTAGCATGCTCTGTGGCCTCTTGCTGCAGCCTGTTAATCTCCGAGATGATACGGTCCTTGGTGGCTCCAAGGTCAGCCAGATCGGCACCCTGGCCCTCCACAGTGGTCTGGAGCTCATGCAGTGAGTCATTGAGAGAGCTGAAGGTGAGAATAACCTCAGAGAGCTCTCCTTGCAGGGCCTGTAGGGCTGAGCCAGAGCTCCCCCCAAACACACTGAAGCCATCCAGAGGCCCTCTGCTTGGTCCCCCAACACCTgggccagccccagggccccgtggggggagcagggggcaaGAGCAGCGCTCCACACCATCCCGAAGGCGGCCCAGCTCCTCCTGGACACCACCACAGGCCCCACAGCCCTCATCCCCGCGGGCCTGCAGTAGTCCCTCCAGTTGGCCCAGCCGTGCTGCTGTGAGATTCAGCTGCAGTGCAAACTCTGCAAGTGTCTCGTCCTGCGCGTCAACACGACCCTGGAGCTGGCCCACGACCCCTTGCAGTCTCTCCAGTGCAGCCTGCTGGGCCTCCCCGGCTGCTCCCACCTTGTGCAGGCCTGAGCCCACCAGACGCAGCTGCCCCTCGCTGTCTAGCACCCTGCGCTCCAAGGCACTGAGGATCTCACTGACCTGGGAGTCCTGCTCCCCGGGGGCCCCAGAGCAGAGCTGCCCACATGCCTGCACAGCCCCTGCCACCTGCTCTTCCAGCAGATCCAGCCGcccacccagctccctgctcacaTTGGCCAGTAGTCCCTCCAGCCTTTCTAGTCGGCCCCGGGCAGCAGGCAGCCAGTGGCCCAGGCCCCCAGGACGCCCAGGCCAACCCTCTTCCTGTTCCTCTGAGGGGCCCAGAGTGGAGTTGAATTGGTCCTCCAGGCGAGAAAGGCGGGACGCTAAGCTGGTGTAGCCTGGGGGGTGGCCCCCCTGCCCAGCCGCTCCCCCCAGCTCGGTGCCTCGCCGCCCGCTCAGCACTGTCACGGAGCCGGCCACTACATCCAGCCTCCGCTCCAGCTCGGCTAGCCGCCGGCCCAGCTCCGGAGGACAGCACTCCTGAAGGGGCCTGCGGCCCACAGCCTGCCCGGGGAGCTGCCGCTGCCGCTCTTCCACGGAGGCCAGGAGCTTCTCCAGTGCCCGCAGCCGCTCGCGATCCTCCTGCTGCTGCCGGCGGAAGCCATCGAGCCCCGCCAGGCACACGGAGCAGGACTCCTGCAGCCGCCGCTCCAGTTCCCGCAGCAGCTCCTCACTGTGGCCCGGAGGGGCCGGGGCGGGGTCCAGGGCCCGGCTACcgccactgccactgccaccgCCACCTCCGGTGTGATGGTTGTTGAGATGGCCCAGCTCCTGGTCATGGGTGGAGACACGGTTGTCCAggagctgcagctgctgctggatCTCACTGAGGGTTTCGTGCACGCCAGGACGGGCAGCTGCATCTGCCGGCTGCTGCCTCCCGTTGAAGGCCGTCTCCACGGCCCTCTGGACGTCTTCCGCCAGGCGCCCACTCAGTCCCTGCAGGACACCTCGGAGGCCCTGCAGCTCCTTTGTCAggctctgcacctgctcctccagCTGTTGTACCTTCTCTGAGTCCCCAGGACCTGGCAGAGAGGGGAAGGCATCAGACAGAGTGGCTGGACCTCAGAACTCAGTGAGCCCTCCTTGCAGGGCCTGTAGGCCTCCTAGGCCCTGCTCTCCCCAGCTCCGACACAAGGTCCTAGCTGATTTGGCCACTGTTAGCTGGGTAATTTGGGCAAAGACAAGACAGGGGGAACCTCCATTTACTAAATGCCTCTAGGCCAAAATTGTACCATGGCTTTCCCTCCCTTACAACAAACTCCACTGGACAGATATCACAGCGTTTCCCATTTTGTTGactgtgagaaagaaaaccagaggagaTTAGGGAACTTGGCCACAGATTACAAGTTTCATAAGTGGCAGAGACAAGTTTCAAACCCAGCTCATCCATCTGACCAGCAAGTCTACTGTCCAGAGTAGGTCTCAGAAGTTGTTtgcttatctgtgaaatgggagtaTGGGGAGGCACAGTGGACCCCACAACAGTGGCTATTCCTGAGCAACATCTCTCCATAACACCACAGGGACAGACAAGGTTCCACGGGAAGGCTGCAGAGTCTCGAGTTGGATAGTGGGAGAGTCAGCCAGAAGTTCCTGTTTCCATCATTACAGCATGACTATCTCCCTGGCAGACAAACACAGCACATCCGCAGTGCCCAGGGCGCGTACACGCAGGAAGGCCATGGGGACTGCTGCATTCTGGGACCTGCAGTCTCCAGAGGCCCCTGAGGGGCCTGGGACCTGTAGTTGAGTGCAGTGCATTCTAGGACTTGTAGTCTGAACTGTCTAATCCCTTGGTGACCAAACTTCTCGAAGGAAttcccccttcctcctgcagCCGTTCTCAAGTAGGAAGTATCTCAGCCACATGTGGGCGTGTGTGAGCAGATTCTCTTGCtctgccttctttttctcttgatctcTCGCAATCTCGGTTTCTATCTGACTCACACattcgcacacacacacacacacacacacacacacacattcacacacatgcgCAGGCAGAGAATCTCAGGGATCTCACTTACTCCCTTCTGTCCCCTTCTTCTGACTGGGAGCATGGAGTTTTTCCCTCAGCAGCCTGGCCCCTCATTTTCCAGCCAGCACCAGCTCCCACTTCTCCCCCCAGAGGCTCCCCTACTCACCTTCCCCGCCTAGTCCACTCAGGTGGCTTCCTGCGCTGGAGCCAGAGAGGttggggcgggcgggccggggccggggccgtggGGTGGTAGGTGCAGGACCCAGCGCTGGGGCGGGACCCTCAGCACAGTCATCGCCCCCATACCCCTGACAGCACCTCCACTCCATATCCGACACAGTCTTGTAGGCCACTCGGTAGCGAGGGCGGAGGAAGCTGCGGtacctgggagaggcagaggaggcttCTTTACTCCTCCCTGTTCTGTCAGTGGCCCTGCGTCCTGTCCTTGGAGATGGGCAGCTGCTGGTGGTGGACCCTCAGGCTGGATCACCCTTACCACCCCCTTACCAGCATGTGGCTGTGCTCAGTTGACAGCTGTCAGCTTGCTGGCCAAGGGCCAAAATCCTATTCTTCCTCCCCCGTCCTATGCTGGAGCCTTGAACTCCTCATCCTGAGCCTGACTCTGCCCAGAGAAGGCATCTGGGGGCTGACAGGGTGGTCTGGTAACTTTGCTCTCAGTATCCACCCCCAACTGTTGCCTCAGTGTCTTCCCAAAATGGGTCTGACAGAAGCCCCCAGTCCTGCCCCTTGGTACCTGCTTTGTACAAATTCCCCAAATTGGCTGCCCTCCTTCTGGCCTAGCCCAGCCCCCACCAAGTACCCATTCCCTAGTGCCAGGGCTCACATGATGCTGCGGGGACACTGGGGCTGGCCCCAGCCACAGGGCTGGTAGTCAGGCTTGACGAAGGTCTCCACTCCATCCTCAAGGACACAGCTCACTGTCCGGGTCACCACATAGGCACACCAGTTCCTGTAGGCACAACCCCAGCTGGGCCCAAAGGCCAGAGACACAAGCCCCAGAGGAGGGCCAGGGGCTACCAGAGAGGCTGAGGGAAGGTCAAAGGATGAAGGGCCCCTGGGGACCAGTAGGAGCCAGGGCTTTGGCAGGGGCAGCTCCCCCCACGCTTTCCTGTGCAGTAGGAGTCAGTAAAGACTTTTCAAGACAGCGAGACAAGGCATAAAATGGAAAACCACAACTGCAAGAAGTTGATCCTCACGGCTGCAGGGTCCTGGGGAGCCTCTGaattcacacattcattcatgtcCTTTTCTGTGTCAATCCCCAGCTTGGCGTGGCCTTATGAGCCAGCTGGCTGGGTCCCTCTGGTGATCCCCTGGATGCTGGCTTCCACCCACCCCTcaggggagaggccagggcaggCAGGGGTCCAGCTCAGGGTTAAGTAGAGAATAAGCCATTGATGAGCCCTGCCCACTTTGGGGTTTGCGTTCTACACTCTTGGCCCCATTCATGCTGGCCTTTGATCTGTGTCCGGCTGGAGAGCCCAAAGGAACAGAGCAGGAACGGTGTCAGAAAGAATCACAAATTACTGAATGGGGCCAGGAAGCCCTAGGAAGGGATAAAGGTCTGCCGGAGAACACCAGGCTGGTACTTAGCTGGCAGCTTGCAGGAAGGCCTGGCCCATGCCCCTCAGGTTCGTTTCCCTGGGCACCTAGCTACAGGTCCCACTGAGGTTAGAGGGGGACCGATCTATTTAGGGGGCCCTAGAAATGCTCTGCAGGAAGGTGAGCTTGTGCGGAGCCACCTGATGGATGGGCTtcttctccccctcttccctgcaTTAGGGCATACAGCCCCAGGGGAGGGTAGCCAAGGCGGAGGCTGGGACACCCACCTTCTGACCCACCCTTCCCACCCAcatccagccctgggctgggacCCAGGCTCTTACCTGTGGCGGCTGGCAGGCCGGGGAGCGC
This region of Vulpes vulpes isolate BD-2025 chromosome 8, VulVul3, whole genome shotgun sequence genomic DNA includes:
- the EMILIN1 gene encoding EMILIN-1, producing MAPSTLWSCYLCCLLTTAVGAASYPPRGYSLYTGGGGALSPGEPQAQSAPRPASRHRNWCAYVVTRTVSCVLEDGVETFVKPDYQPCGWGQPQCPRSIMYRSFLRPRYRVAYKTVSDMEWRCCQGYGGDDCAEGPAPALGPAPTTPRPRPRPARPNLSGSSAGSHLSGLGGEGPGDSEKVQQLEEQVQSLTKELQGLRGVLQGLSGRLAEDVQRAVETAFNGRQQPADAAARPGVHETLSEIQQQLQLLDNRVSTHDQELGHLNNHHTGGGGGSGSGGSRALDPAPAPPGHSEELLRELERRLQESCSVCLAGLDGFRRQQQEDRERLRALEKLLASVEERQRQLPGQAVGRRPLQECCPPELGRRLAELERRLDVVAGSVTVLSGRRGTELGGAAGQGGHPPGYTSLASRLSRLEDQFNSTLGPSEEQEEGWPGRPGGLGHWLPAARGRLERLEGLLANVSRELGGRLDLLEEQVAGAVQACGQLCSGAPGEQDSQVSEILSALERRVLDSEGQLRLVGSGLHKVGAAGEAQQAALERLQGVVGQLQGRVDAQDETLAEFALQLNLTAARLGQLEGLLQARGDEGCGACGGVQEELGRLRDGVERCSCPLLPPRGPGAGPGVGGPSRGPLDGFSVFGGSSGSALQALQGELSEVILTFSSLNDSLHELQTTVEGQGADLADLGATKDRIISEINRLQQEATEHATESEERFRGLEEGQAQAGQCPSLEGRLGRLEGVCERLDTVAGGLQGLREGLSRHVAGLWAGLRETNSTSQTQAALLEKLLGGQAGLGRRLSALNSSVLLLEDQLHQLSLKDLTGPPGEAGPPGPPGIQGPPGPAGPSGPPGKDGQRGPIGPPGPQGEQGVEGAPAPFVPRVAFSAALSLPRSEPGTVPFDRVLLNDGGYYDPETGVFTAPLAGRYLLSAVLTGHRHEKVEAVLSRSNLGVARIDSGGYEPEGLENKPIAESQPSPGALGVFSLILPLQAGDTVCIDLVMGQLAHSEEPLTIFSGALLYGDLELEQV